A genomic region of Streptomyces sp. R33 contains the following coding sequences:
- a CDS encoding DUF6113 family protein, whose product MTGTLTPARIAVLLGLLVAGVLTGIAGWLVVDLWFPGGLLLALLALFGLFLGGRIAVGTGLGVGAGVVGWFLAYVLLGVPRPEGDFLLGSSGIGMYAYLLGGTVLAVMCATLRGPFEGPVSAAQSGK is encoded by the coding sequence ATGACCGGGACCCTGACGCCCGCGCGGATCGCCGTGCTGCTCGGCCTGTTGGTGGCGGGTGTGCTGACCGGCATCGCCGGCTGGCTCGTCGTGGACCTGTGGTTCCCCGGCGGGCTGCTGCTGGCACTGCTGGCGCTCTTCGGGCTGTTCCTCGGCGGCCGGATCGCCGTCGGGACCGGACTCGGGGTGGGCGCCGGCGTGGTCGGCTGGTTCCTCGCGTACGTGCTGCTCGGCGTCCCGCGCCCCGAGGGGGACTTCCTGCTCGGTTCGTCCGGAATCGGTATGTACGCCTACCTTTTGGGCGGGACGGTGCTGGCTGTGATGTGTGCCACGCTGCGCGGCCCTTTCGAGGGGCCGGTTTCGGCCGCGCAGTCCGGCAAGTGA
- the mshB gene encoding N-acetyl-1-D-myo-inositol-2-amino-2-deoxy-alpha-D-glucopyranoside deacetylase produces the protein MNGLPARRLLLVHAHPDDESINNGVTMAKYAAEGAHVALVTCTLGEEGEVIPPGLAHLAPDRDDTLGAHRIGELAAAMAELGVTDHRFLGGPGRFRDSGMMGAEQNRRPGSFWSTDVDEAAGHLVEVIREVRPQVLITYDPDGGYGHPDHIQAHRVAMRGAELAAEATYRRDLGDPWEIGKIYWNRVPRSVVEEGFARLEAAGAKLPFPGLASPDDVPGVVADEKITAEIGADEALVAAKAAAMRAHATQIAVEGPFFALSNDLAQPLFGREYYELVAGRPGAPAGEREHDLFAGVQA, from the coding sequence ATGAACGGTCTTCCCGCCCGTCGGCTTCTCCTGGTGCACGCGCACCCGGACGACGAGTCGATCAACAACGGCGTCACCATGGCCAAGTACGCGGCCGAGGGTGCCCACGTCGCGCTCGTGACCTGCACCCTCGGCGAGGAGGGCGAGGTCATCCCGCCCGGGCTCGCCCACCTGGCGCCCGACCGCGACGACACCCTGGGCGCCCACCGCATCGGCGAGCTGGCCGCCGCCATGGCGGAACTCGGGGTCACCGACCACCGGTTCCTCGGCGGCCCCGGCCGCTTCCGGGACTCCGGGATGATGGGCGCCGAGCAGAACCGCCGGCCCGGCTCCTTCTGGTCCACCGACGTGGACGAGGCCGCCGGCCACCTGGTCGAGGTCATCCGCGAGGTCCGTCCGCAGGTGCTCATCACCTACGACCCCGACGGCGGTTACGGGCACCCCGACCACATCCAGGCCCACCGGGTCGCCATGCGCGGCGCGGAGCTGGCCGCGGAGGCCACGTACCGCCGGGACCTCGGCGACCCGTGGGAGATCGGGAAGATCTACTGGAACCGGGTCCCGCGCTCCGTGGTCGAGGAGGGCTTCGCCCGGCTGGAGGCGGCCGGGGCCAAGCTGCCCTTCCCGGGGCTGGCTTCGCCGGACGACGTGCCCGGTGTCGTCGCCGACGAGAAGATCACCGCCGAGATCGGGGCCGACGAGGCGCTCGTGGCGGCCAAGGCCGCCGCGATGCGCGCCCACGCCACCCAGATCGCCGTGGAGGGGCCCTTCTTCGCCCTCTCCAACGACCTCGCGCAGCCGCTGTTCGGCCGCGAGTACTACGAACTGGTCGCGGGCCGGCCGGGCGCCCCGGCGGGCGAGCGCGAGCACGACCTGTTCGCGGGGGTGCAGGCATGA
- a CDS encoding ABC transporter ATP-binding protein, which translates to MAETILEVRDLVKHYPLTRGILFKKQVGAVKAVDGVSFGLARGETLGIVGESGCGKSTVAKMLVHLERPTAGAISYKGEDITKLSGKALRAVRRNIQMVFQDPYTSLNPRMTVGDIIGEPYDIHPEVAPKGDRRRKVQELLDVVGLNPEYINRYPHQFSGGQRQRIGIARGLALQPEVIVADEPVSALDVSVQAQVINLLERLQAEFGLSYVFIAHDLSIVRHISDRVGVMYLGRVVEIGTDTQIYDHPTHPYTQALLSAVPVPDPQARAHRERIILTGDVPSPANPPSGCPFRTRCWKAQQRCTDEVPLLAVPEAFPSGPAAHPSACHFAAEKQVVPPPGELPPPPAPAAPPAEE; encoded by the coding sequence GTGGCTGAGACCATCCTGGAGGTCAGGGACCTGGTCAAGCACTACCCGCTGACCCGGGGCATCCTGTTCAAGAAGCAGGTCGGCGCCGTCAAGGCGGTCGACGGGGTCTCCTTCGGCCTCGCCCGGGGCGAGACCCTCGGCATCGTCGGGGAGTCCGGCTGTGGCAAGTCCACCGTCGCCAAGATGCTGGTCCACCTGGAACGTCCCACGGCCGGCGCGATCTCGTACAAGGGCGAGGACATCACCAAGCTGTCCGGCAAGGCCCTCAGGGCCGTCCGCCGCAACATCCAGATGGTGTTCCAGGACCCGTACACCTCGCTGAACCCCCGCATGACGGTCGGCGACATCATCGGGGAGCCGTACGACATCCACCCCGAGGTGGCTCCGAAGGGCGACCGGCGCCGCAAGGTCCAGGAGCTCCTGGACGTGGTCGGCCTCAACCCCGAGTACATCAACCGCTACCCGCACCAGTTCTCCGGCGGCCAGCGCCAGCGCATCGGCATCGCCCGCGGGCTCGCGCTGCAGCCGGAGGTCATCGTGGCGGACGAACCGGTCTCCGCGCTCGACGTCTCGGTCCAGGCCCAGGTGATCAACCTGCTGGAACGCCTCCAGGCCGAGTTCGGCCTGTCGTACGTCTTCATCGCGCACGACCTCTCGATCGTGCGGCACATCTCCGACCGGGTCGGCGTGATGTACCTGGGCCGGGTGGTGGAGATCGGCACCGACACCCAGATCTACGACCATCCCACCCACCCCTACACCCAGGCCCTGCTCTCGGCCGTACCCGTCCCGGACCCGCAGGCCCGCGCTCACCGCGAGCGGATCATCCTGACCGGCGACGTGCCCTCCCCGGCCAACCCGCCCTCGGGCTGCCCGTTCCGCACCCGCTGCTGGAAGGCGCAGCAGCGATGCACGGACGAGGTCCCGCTGCTGGCCGTCCCGGAGGCCTTCCCCTCCGGCCCGGCGGCCCACCCCTCGGCCTGCCACTTCGCGGCGGAGAAGCAGGTCGTCCCGCCCCCCGGCGAGCTCCCCCCGCCTCCCGCCCCGGCGGCCCCGCCGGCGGAGGAGTGA
- a CDS encoding ABC transporter ATP-binding protein: MLLEVRDLHVEFRTRDGVAKAVNGVNYSVEEGETLAVLGESGSGKSVTAQAVMGILDVPPGRIAGGEILFKGRDLLKMKEEERRRIRGADMAMIFQDALSSLNPVLSVGAQLGEMYEVHRGMSRKAAKAKAVELMDRVKIPAAKDRVGDYPHQFSGGMRQRIMIAMALALEPSLIIADEPTTALDVTVQAQVMDLLAELQRELNMGLILITHDLGVVADVADKIAVMYAGRIVEAAPVHEIYKAPAHPYTRGLLDSIPRLDQKGQELYAIKGLPPNLLAIPPGCAFNPRCPMAQAVCRTDVPPLAQVGPDRESACFFWKECLGG; encoded by the coding sequence ATGCTGCTCGAAGTCCGCGACCTCCATGTGGAGTTCCGTACGCGGGACGGAGTCGCCAAGGCCGTCAACGGCGTCAACTACTCGGTGGAGGAGGGCGAGACGCTCGCCGTGCTCGGCGAGTCCGGCTCGGGCAAGTCGGTGACCGCGCAGGCCGTGATGGGCATCCTGGACGTTCCGCCGGGCCGGATCGCGGGCGGCGAGATCCTCTTCAAGGGCAGGGACCTGCTGAAGATGAAGGAGGAGGAGCGGCGCAGGATCCGCGGCGCCGACATGGCGATGATCTTCCAGGACGCCCTGTCCTCCCTGAACCCGGTGCTCAGCGTGGGAGCCCAGCTGGGCGAGATGTACGAGGTCCACCGCGGGATGTCCCGCAAGGCCGCCAAGGCCAAGGCCGTCGAGCTGATGGACCGGGTGAAGATCCCGGCGGCGAAGGACCGGGTGGGGGACTACCCGCACCAGTTCTCGGGCGGCATGCGCCAGCGCATCATGATCGCGATGGCGCTGGCCCTGGAACCCTCCCTGATCATCGCGGACGAGCCGACGACGGCACTGGACGTCACCGTCCAGGCCCAGGTGATGGACCTGCTGGCCGAGCTCCAGCGCGAGCTCAACATGGGGCTCATCCTCATCACCCACGACCTCGGCGTGGTCGCGGACGTCGCCGACAAGATCGCCGTCATGTACGCGGGCCGGATCGTCGAGGCGGCCCCCGTCCACGAGATCTACAAGGCACCCGCTCATCCGTACACCCGCGGTCTGCTCGACTCGATCCCGCGCCTGGACCAGAAGGGCCAGGAGCTCTACGCGATCAAAGGCCTGCCGCCGAACCTGCTGGCCATCCCGCCCGGCTGCGCCTTCAACCCGCGCTGCCCGATGGCGCAGGCGGTCTGCCGCACCGACGTCCCGCCGCTCGCGCAGGTGGGCCCGGACCGCGAGAGCGCGTGCTTCTTCTGGAAGGAGTGCCTCGGTGGCTGA
- a CDS encoding ABC transporter permease: MPERNEPVFDPLQPGEGEAVAPTGLGGPIDLALEEAESLEKKLGDAPTGPGEKARSLWSDAWHQLRRNPVFVISSLMILFLVIIAIWPQLIAGGDPLQCDLSKSQQGSAPGHPFGYDTQGCDVYTRTVYGARASITVGVCATLGAALLGSVLGGLAGFFGGWGDALLSRVADIFFGIPVVLGGLVFLSVVTSTTVWPVVGFIVLLGWPQIARIGRGSVITAKQNDYVQAARALGAGNGRMLLRHVAPNAVAPVIVVATIALGTYIALEATLSFLGVGLRPPTVSWGIDISNAASQIRNAPHMLLWPAGALSLTVLAFIMLGDAVRDALDPKLR; encoded by the coding sequence ATGCCTGAGCGCAACGAGCCCGTCTTCGACCCGCTGCAGCCCGGAGAGGGGGAGGCCGTCGCACCCACCGGCCTGGGCGGGCCCATAGACCTCGCGCTCGAGGAGGCCGAGAGCCTCGAGAAGAAACTCGGTGACGCGCCCACGGGCCCGGGCGAGAAGGCCCGCTCCCTGTGGTCCGACGCCTGGCACCAGCTGCGCCGCAACCCCGTCTTCGTCATCTCCTCGCTGATGATCCTGTTCCTCGTGATCATCGCGATCTGGCCGCAGCTCATCGCCGGCGGTGACCCGCTGCAGTGCGACCTGTCCAAGTCCCAGCAGGGCTCCGCCCCCGGCCACCCCTTCGGCTACGACACCCAGGGCTGCGACGTCTACACCCGTACCGTCTACGGGGCCCGCGCCTCCATCACCGTCGGCGTCTGCGCCACCCTCGGCGCCGCCCTGCTCGGCTCGGTGCTCGGCGGGCTCGCCGGGTTCTTCGGAGGCTGGGGCGACGCGCTCCTCTCCCGGGTCGCGGACATCTTCTTCGGCATCCCCGTCGTCCTCGGCGGCCTGGTCTTCCTGTCCGTGGTCACCAGCACCACCGTCTGGCCGGTCGTCGGCTTCATCGTCCTGCTCGGCTGGCCGCAGATCGCCCGCATCGGCCGCGGCTCCGTCATCACCGCCAAGCAGAACGACTACGTCCAGGCCGCCCGGGCCCTCGGCGCCGGCAACGGCCGGATGCTGCTGCGCCACGTCGCGCCCAACGCCGTCGCGCCCGTCATCGTCGTCGCCACCATCGCGCTCGGCACGTACATCGCCCTGGAGGCCACGCTGTCCTTCCTCGGCGTCGGCCTGCGCCCGCCCACCGTCTCCTGGGGCATCGACATCTCCAACGCGGCCTCGCAGATCCGCAACGCCCCGCACATGCTGCTCTGGCCGGCGGGCGCGCTGAGCCTGACCGTGCTCGCGTTCATCATGCTCGGCGACGCGGTGCGCGACGCCCTCGACCCCAAGCTGCGCTGA
- a CDS encoding ABC transporter permease, which yields MGRYVIRRLLQMIPVFIGSTFLIFFMVYALGDPVAALFGDKAPDPATAARIRKDLYLDRPLWEQYLHYMGQIFQGDFGTAFNGQPVTELMASAFPVTLRLTIVAIVIEIVVGITLGVISGLRRGKSVDTTVLVLTLVVISVPTFVTGYLLQYLFGVQWGWVRPTVSPDAPFNQLILPGIVLALVSLAYVTRLSRTSIAENVKADYVRTAVAKGLPRRRVVTRHLLRNSLIPVVTFIGTDIGALMGGAIVTERIFNIHGVGYQLYQGILRNNSPTVVGFVTILVIVFLVANLLVDLLYAVLDPRIRYA from the coding sequence ATGGGACGTTATGTGATCCGGCGGCTGCTCCAGATGATCCCGGTGTTCATCGGCAGCACGTTCCTGATCTTCTTCATGGTGTACGCCCTCGGCGACCCGGTCGCGGCCCTCTTCGGCGACAAGGCGCCCGACCCCGCCACCGCCGCGCGCATCCGCAAGGACCTCTACCTCGACCGCCCCCTGTGGGAGCAGTACCTCCACTACATGGGCCAGATCTTCCAGGGCGACTTCGGAACAGCCTTCAACGGCCAGCCGGTCACCGAGTTGATGGCCTCGGCGTTCCCCGTCACCCTGCGCCTGACCATCGTCGCGATCGTCATCGAGATCGTCGTCGGCATCACCCTCGGCGTGATCAGCGGCCTGCGCCGCGGCAAGTCCGTGGACACCACCGTGCTGGTCCTCACTCTCGTCGTCATCTCCGTGCCGACGTTCGTGACGGGCTATCTGCTCCAGTACCTCTTCGGCGTCCAATGGGGCTGGGTCCGGCCCACCGTCTCCCCGGACGCGCCCTTCAACCAGCTGATCCTGCCCGGCATCGTGCTCGCGCTGGTCTCCCTCGCCTACGTCACCCGGCTCTCGCGCACCTCCATCGCCGAGAACGTCAAGGCCGACTACGTGCGCACCGCCGTCGCCAAGGGCCTGCCGCGCCGCCGCGTCGTCACCCGCCACCTGCTGCGCAACTCGCTCATCCCCGTCGTCACCTTCATCGGCACCGACATCGGCGCCCTGATGGGCGGCGCCATCGTCACCGAGCGGATCTTCAACATCCACGGCGTCGGATACCAGCTCTACCAGGGCATCCTGCGCAACAACTCCCCGACGGTCGTCGGCTTCGTGACCATCCTCGTCATCGTCTTCCTGGTGGCGAACCTGCTCGTCGACCTGCTCTACGCGGTCCTGGACCCGAGGATTCGTTATGCCTGA
- a CDS encoding ABC transporter substrate-binding protein produces the protein MRGATHAKWAACAVAVALVATACGGGSDSGGGGGGDTGIVSSSWGDPQNPLEPANTNEVQGGKVLDMLFRGLKRYDPKTGEAVNMLAEKIETTDSQNFTITLKDGWKFSNDEPVTAQSFVDAWNYGADVRNKQNNSPFFSDIVGYADVHPTSGEPKAKTMSGLVVKDAKTFTVALKNKFSTWPETLGYQAFSPLPKAFFTDHAGWLNKPIGNGPYTVDSYTKGTGMKLRTWAGYPGEDKAQNGGVDLKVYTDNNTAYTDLISGNLDLVDDVPAQQLKNVKNDLGDRYINQPALIIQTLTFPLYDPQWSKEGMENVRRGISMAINRDEITKQIFRETRTPAKDWTSPALGEKGGFNATLCGDACKYDPAAAKKLIQDAGGLPGGKVTLTSNVDTGSHRDWMDAVCNSINNAIGEGPVCTVNPIGTFADFRNQQSSFKLTGPFRSGWQADYPLIQNFLQPLYYTGASSNYGKFSNPDFDKLVDEANQESDAAKAITKFQDAEKILAAQMPSIPLWYQNGSAGYAERLTDVALNQFSVPVYNEIKVS, from the coding sequence ATGCGCGGAGCCACCCACGCCAAGTGGGCCGCATGTGCAGTGGCCGTCGCCCTCGTGGCGACGGCCTGCGGCGGCGGCAGCGACAGCGGCGGAGGCGGTGGCGGCGACACCGGAATCGTCAGCTCCTCGTGGGGTGACCCGCAGAACCCGCTGGAGCCGGCCAACACCAACGAGGTGCAGGGCGGCAAGGTCCTCGACATGCTCTTCCGGGGCCTGAAGCGGTACGACCCGAAGACCGGCGAGGCCGTCAACATGCTCGCCGAGAAGATCGAGACCACCGACAGCCAGAACTTCACCATCACGCTGAAGGACGGCTGGAAGTTCAGCAACGACGAGCCGGTCACCGCGCAGTCCTTCGTGGACGCCTGGAACTACGGCGCGGACGTGCGCAACAAGCAGAACAACTCGCCGTTCTTCTCCGACATCGTCGGCTACGCGGACGTCCACCCCACGTCCGGCGAGCCCAAGGCCAAGACGATGTCCGGGCTGGTCGTCAAGGACGCCAAGACCTTCACGGTCGCCCTGAAGAACAAGTTCTCCACGTGGCCCGAGACCCTCGGCTACCAGGCCTTCTCCCCGCTGCCCAAGGCCTTCTTCACCGACCACGCCGGCTGGCTGAACAAGCCGATCGGCAACGGCCCGTACACGGTGGACTCGTACACCAAGGGCACCGGCATGAAGCTGCGCACCTGGGCCGGCTACCCGGGCGAGGACAAGGCGCAGAACGGTGGCGTCGACCTCAAGGTCTACACCGACAACAACACCGCCTACACGGACCTGATCTCCGGCAACCTCGACCTCGTCGACGACGTCCCCGCGCAGCAGCTGAAGAACGTCAAGAACGACCTCGGCGACCGGTACATCAACCAGCCGGCCCTCATCATCCAGACCCTCACCTTCCCTCTCTACGACCCGCAGTGGAGCAAGGAGGGCATGGAGAACGTCCGCCGCGGCATCTCCATGGCGATCAACCGCGACGAGATCACCAAGCAGATCTTCCGGGAGACCCGCACCCCGGCCAAGGACTGGACCTCCCCGGCCCTCGGTGAGAAGGGCGGCTTCAACGCCACGCTCTGCGGCGACGCCTGCAAGTACGACCCGGCCGCGGCCAAGAAGCTCATCCAGGACGCCGGCGGACTCCCCGGCGGCAAGGTCACACTGACGTCCAACGTGGACACCGGCTCGCACCGCGACTGGATGGACGCCGTCTGCAACAGCATCAACAACGCGATCGGCGAGGGCCCCGTCTGCACGGTCAACCCGATCGGCACCTTCGCCGACTTCCGCAACCAGCAGAGCTCCTTCAAGCTGACCGGCCCCTTCCGCTCCGGCTGGCAGGCCGACTACCCGCTGATCCAGAACTTCCTCCAGCCGCTCTACTACACCGGCGCCTCCTCCAACTACGGGAAGTTCAGCAACCCGGACTTCGACAAGCTCGTCGACGAGGCCAACCAGGAGAGCGACGCCGCCAAGGCCATCACGAAGTTCCAGGACGCCGAGAAGATCCTCGCCGCGCAGATGCCGTCCATCCCGCTCTGGTACCAGAACGGCAGCGCCGGCTACGCCGAGCGGCTCACGGACGTGGCGCTCAACCAGTTCAGCGTCCCCGTCTACAACGAGATCAAGGTCAGCTGA
- a CDS encoding GNAT family N-acetyltransferase: protein MAETTYDHRGRRLPAVRPAGPGDASDICALLNAVDVFEIGRPETDLGTVEADLHHPDVDLAKDSWLAFEGGRLVAYALVWNDSGPGRVDCDHYVLPGRREAAVRLLELMEVRARELAAGEQEAVLRLQLNVKPTLDADLLPGRGYRTVRRYQVMTRALSGPGEAGHAPAPPEGLALRDCAADEADRRRAHALVEETFAAHFGHAERPYEAWLDHLDARRLDWSLVWIASLPGEGDVGVLLSRDDRTSMGWISHIGVRADLRGRGIGGFLLRHGFAAYAARGRDTVGLGVDVHNETGALALYEAHGMGLHYAVDTWELSLHPQG from the coding sequence ATGGCCGAGACCACGTACGACCACCGGGGCCGGCGCCTGCCGGCCGTACGGCCCGCAGGGCCCGGGGACGCGTCCGACATCTGCGCCCTGCTCAACGCCGTCGACGTCTTCGAGATCGGCAGACCGGAGACCGACCTGGGGACCGTCGAGGCCGACCTCCACCACCCCGACGTCGACCTGGCCAAGGACTCCTGGCTGGCCTTCGAGGGCGGCCGGCTCGTCGCGTACGCCCTGGTGTGGAACGACTCCGGACCCGGCAGGGTCGACTGCGACCACTACGTGCTGCCCGGCCGACGCGAGGCCGCCGTCCGGCTGCTGGAGCTGATGGAGGTCCGGGCCCGCGAGCTCGCCGCCGGCGAGCAGGAGGCCGTCCTGCGGCTCCAGCTCAACGTGAAGCCCACCCTCGACGCCGACCTGCTGCCCGGCCGCGGCTACCGCACCGTACGCCGCTACCAGGTGATGACCCGCGCCCTGAGCGGTCCCGGGGAAGCGGGGCACGCCCCCGCCCCGCCCGAGGGGCTCGCCCTGCGCGACTGCGCCGCCGACGAGGCCGACCGCCGCCGGGCCCACGCCCTGGTGGAGGAGACCTTCGCGGCCCACTTCGGCCACGCCGAGCGGCCGTACGAGGCCTGGCTGGACCACCTCGACGCCCGCCGCCTCGACTGGTCGCTGGTCTGGATCGCGAGCCTGCCCGGCGAGGGCGACGTGGGCGTCCTGCTGAGCCGCGACGACCGCACCAGCATGGGCTGGATCAGCCACATCGGCGTCCGGGCGGACCTGCGCGGCCGCGGCATCGGCGGCTTCCTGCTGCGCCACGGCTTCGCCGCCTACGCGGCCCGCGGCCGCGACACCGTCGGCCTCGGGGTGGACGTCCACAACGAGACCGGCGCCCTCGCGCTCTACGAGGCGCACGGCATGGGCCTGCACTACGCCGTCGACACGTGGGAGCTGTCCTTGCACCCGCAGGGGTGA
- a CDS encoding ABC transporter ATP-binding protein, with the protein MAELTKNATEREPILQVRNLVKHFPLTQGILFKKQVGAVKAVDGVSFDLYRGETLGIVGESGCGKSTVAKLLMSLEKATAGEVFYKGQDITKLSGKALKAVRRNIQMVFQDPYTSLNPRMTVGDIIGEPFDIHPEVAPKGDRRRKVQELLDVVGLNPEYINRYPHQFSGGQRQRIGIARGLALNPEIIICDEPVSALDVSVQAQVINLMEKLQDEFDLSYVFIAHDLSIVRHISDRVGVMYLGKMAEIGSDAQIYEHPTHPYTQALLSAVPVPDPQAREGRERIILTGDVPSPANPPSGCRFRTRCWKAEERCATEEPLLAIPTRFQGVNTPAAHESACHFAEEKAILAV; encoded by the coding sequence ATGGCTGAGCTCACCAAGAACGCCACCGAGCGAGAGCCGATCCTCCAGGTCCGCAACCTGGTCAAGCACTTCCCGCTGACCCAGGGCATCCTGTTCAAGAAGCAGGTCGGCGCGGTCAAGGCGGTCGACGGGGTCTCCTTCGACCTCTACCGGGGCGAGACCCTCGGCATCGTCGGCGAGTCCGGCTGTGGCAAGTCCACCGTCGCCAAGCTGCTGATGAGCCTCGAGAAGGCCACCGCGGGCGAGGTCTTCTACAAGGGCCAGGACATCACCAAGCTGTCCGGCAAGGCCCTCAAGGCCGTCCGCCGCAACATCCAGATGGTGTTCCAGGACCCGTACACCTCGCTGAACCCCCGCATGACGGTCGGCGACATCATCGGGGAGCCCTTCGACATCCACCCCGAGGTGGCTCCGAAGGGCGATCGGCGCCGCAAGGTCCAGGAGCTCCTGGACGTCGTGGGCCTCAACCCCGAGTACATCAACCGCTACCCGCACCAGTTCTCCGGCGGCCAGCGCCAGCGCATCGGCATCGCCCGCGGCCTCGCGCTCAACCCGGAGATCATCATCTGCGACGAGCCGGTCTCCGCGCTCGACGTGTCGGTGCAGGCGCAGGTCATCAACCTGATGGAGAAGCTCCAGGACGAGTTCGACCTGTCCTATGTCTTCATCGCGCACGACCTGTCGATCGTGCGGCACATCTCGGACCGCGTCGGCGTCATGTACCTGGGCAAGATGGCCGAGATCGGCAGCGACGCCCAGATCTACGAGCACCCGACGCACCCCTACACCCAGGCGCTGCTGTCGGCCGTCCCGGTCCCCGACCCGCAGGCCCGCGAGGGCCGCGAGCGGATCATCCTCACCGGTGACGTCCCCTCCCCGGCCAACCCGCCCTCGGGCTGCCGCTTCCGCACCCGCTGCTGGAAGGCCGAGGAGCGGTGCGCCACGGAGGAGCCGCTGCTGGCGATCCCGACGCGCTTCCAGGGTGTGAACACCCCGGCCGCGCACGAGTCGGCGTGCCACTTCGCGGAGGAGAAGGCCATCCTGGCCGTCTGA
- a CDS encoding ABC transporter ATP-binding protein produces MTTISKNSTVPAPRSAPEGTPLLEVRDLHVEFHTRDGIAKAVNGVSYSVNAGETLAVLGESGSGKSVTAQAIMGILDMPPGKIAGGEILFQGTDLLKLPAEEYRKIRGSKIAMIFQDALSSLNPVHTVGAQLGEMFRVHRGMSKKDATAKAVELMDRVKIPAAKERVGDYPHQFSGGMRQRIMIAMAMALEPDLIIADEPTTALDVTVQAQVMDLLAELQREMNMGLILITHDLGVVADVADKIAVMYGGRIVETAPVHEIYSRPAHPYTRGLLDSIPRLDQKGQELYAIKGLPPNLLNIPSGCAFNPRCPKAQDICRTDVPVLHPVTEQDGTELPGRGSACHFWKEQIHG; encoded by the coding sequence TTGACTACCATCAGCAAGAACTCGACCGTCCCCGCGCCGCGCTCGGCGCCGGAGGGGACCCCCTTGCTCGAAGTGCGCGACCTGCACGTCGAGTTCCACACGCGCGACGGAATCGCCAAGGCCGTCAACGGTGTCTCGTACTCCGTGAACGCCGGCGAGACCCTCGCTGTCCTCGGCGAGTCCGGCTCGGGCAAGTCCGTGACGGCGCAGGCCATCATGGGCATCCTCGACATGCCCCCCGGCAAGATCGCGGGCGGTGAGATCCTCTTCCAGGGGACGGACCTGCTCAAGCTCCCGGCCGAGGAGTACCGCAAGATCCGCGGTTCGAAGATCGCCATGATCTTCCAGGACGCCCTGTCCTCGCTGAACCCGGTGCACACCGTCGGCGCCCAGCTCGGCGAGATGTTCCGCGTCCACCGCGGCATGTCCAAGAAGGACGCCACGGCCAAGGCCGTCGAGCTCATGGACCGCGTGAAGATCCCCGCCGCCAAGGAGCGCGTGGGCGACTACCCGCACCAGTTCTCCGGCGGTATGCGCCAGCGCATCATGATCGCCATGGCGATGGCCCTCGAGCCGGACCTGATCATCGCCGACGAGCCGACCACGGCTCTCGACGTGACGGTCCAGGCCCAGGTCATGGACCTGCTCGCGGAGCTCCAGCGCGAGATGAACATGGGCCTGATCCTGATCACCCACGACCTCGGCGTCGTCGCCGACGTCGCGGACAAGATCGCCGTCATGTACGGCGGCCGGATCGTCGAGACCGCCCCGGTCCACGAGATCTACAGCCGCCCCGCGCACCCGTACACCCGCGGTCTGCTCGACTCGATCCCGCGCCTGGACCAGAAGGGCCAGGAGCTCTACGCGATCAAGGGCCTGCCGCCCAACCTGCTGAACATCCCGTCGGGCTGCGCCTTCAACCCGCGCTGCCCCAAGGCGCAGGACATCTGCCGCACCGACGTGCCGGTCCTGCACCCGGTGACCGAGCAGGACGGCACCGAGCTGCCCGGCCGCGGCAGCGCGTGCCACTTCTGGAAGGAGCAGATCCATGGCTGA